In Paenibacillus larvae subsp. larvae, the following proteins share a genomic window:
- the spoIIP gene encoding stage II sporulation protein P: protein MKELIKIGKLYGLLMGGTAVFITVFSLFLAIVQPAWSRTPTSMMGQAASISSRFFWDMVSLEVPHMKSSKEPHTFTFGNVTSFLSKLVLNINPFDPITFVGAAIPGLNENGMILLYKGNSDPHEDYPIDHPQPDDLPDTEAQTNNGEAAGTPVPEATPGQGPEASRQPETTPQPQKNELPKRVLIYHSHNRESWIPDLPEGTEANAAFHPTKNVTELGTRLGRNLEEKGIGVIHSLEDYNAMYGENYKGSKSYQYSKKVVKEAMATEPGLSYLIDIHRDSGPRKSTTKTINGKDYAQLYFVVGLENPNWEKNQEFAKKIHTKLNDKYPGISKGIYGKDRKQGNGIYNQEISANSCLIEIGGVENNEEERNRTVDVLSEVFQELITEENKG, encoded by the coding sequence ATGAAAGAGCTTATAAAAATAGGAAAACTGTACGGGCTGCTGATGGGAGGGACGGCGGTCTTTATCACAGTGTTTTCCCTTTTTCTGGCCATCGTTCAACCTGCATGGAGCCGTACCCCAACCTCAATGATGGGACAAGCTGCTTCGATTTCAAGCCGGTTTTTTTGGGATATGGTGTCCTTGGAAGTTCCTCATATGAAGAGCAGCAAAGAACCTCACACCTTTACCTTTGGAAATGTGACCAGTTTTTTATCCAAACTTGTCCTGAATATTAACCCCTTTGACCCTATTACGTTTGTGGGGGCTGCTATCCCCGGTCTGAATGAGAATGGGATGATCCTGCTTTATAAAGGCAACTCCGATCCTCACGAAGATTATCCGATTGACCATCCGCAGCCGGATGATCTGCCTGATACCGAAGCTCAGACAAATAATGGAGAGGCGGCAGGTACGCCAGTACCAGAGGCGACACCCGGACAGGGGCCGGAAGCGTCCAGACAGCCTGAAACTACCCCTCAGCCACAAAAAAACGAGCTCCCAAAACGGGTATTGATTTACCATTCCCACAACAGGGAATCATGGATTCCGGATCTACCGGAAGGAACAGAAGCAAATGCGGCTTTTCATCCAACCAAAAATGTAACAGAACTGGGTACCAGGCTGGGCCGGAACTTGGAGGAGAAAGGGATTGGAGTCATACATTCCCTTGAGGATTATAATGCGATGTACGGTGAAAATTACAAAGGCTCAAAATCGTATCAGTATTCGAAAAAAGTAGTGAAAGAGGCCATGGCAACAGAACCGGGACTGAGCTACCTGATCGATATTCACCGGGATTCCGGACCCCGTAAGTCCACAACTAAAACGATAAACGGAAAAGATTATGCCCAGCTTTATTTTGTTGTCGGCCTTGAGAATCCGAACTGGGAAAAAAATCAGGAATTCGCCAAAAAAATTCATACCAAGCTGAATGATAAATATCCCGGCATTTCCAAGGGCATTTACGGAAAAGACAGGAAGCAGGGAAACGGGATTTATAATCAGGAAATATCTGCAAACAGCTGCCTGATTGAAATAGGCGGAGTGGAAAATAACGAGGAGGAACGTAATCGGACAGTTGACGTGCTTTCCGAAGTATTTCAAGAATTAATAACGGAGGAAAATAAAGGATAA